TACCGTACCGAAACCGGCGAAGAAGCCGGTCAGGATCAACCTTGACGATTTTCAGCAGGAGTTTCTCGCCCGGCTGGATCAGCCCGGACCGCAGGACAAAATTTTCAAAGACCCGGCTGAGGCACAGGCGGAGGGCGAGCTGCTGATGAAAAAGCTCCGGGAGTTCGGGGTGGACGGCAAATTGACCGCCATCCTTTCCGGACCGCTGATCACCCGGTTTGAGCTTGAGCCGGCGCCCGGTGTCCGCTGTGGCGGGATTGAGAGTCTTGCCGATGACATTGCCCTGGCACTTTCCGCGGAGCGGGTCCGGATTCTGGCGCCGATTCCCGGCAAGAGTGCGGTCGGGGTGGAGATTCCGAACAAGAGCCGGCGCACTGTTTATCTGAAGGAGGTGCTGACCAGTGATGCCTTCCGCCAGCTCGATTCACCGCTGGGTTTTGCCCTGGGCACGACAATCACGGGTGAGCCCTATTGTGCTGATCTGCGGCAGATGCCTCATGTCCTGATCGCCGGCACCACCGGTTCGGGGAAATCGGTCTGCATCAATACGATCATCATGTCGATCATCTACCGCTCAACCCCGGAGGAGGTCCGGTTTCTGACCATCGACCCCAAGCAGCTGGAGCTGCCGATCTACAATCCGATTCCGCACCTTTTGTCCCGGACGACGATCGACCCGGAGCGGGTGGTGGATGAGCTGACCCGGATCGTGGAAATCATGGAAGCCCGCTACAGCGAGTTTGCCGAGCTCGGGGTCCGGGATATCACCAGTTTCAATGCCTGCTGTGAGGAGGTGGGCAAGAGGAAAAAGCCGTATATCGTTGTGATCATTGACGAGCTGGCGGATCTGATGCAGCGGGCACCGGCGGAGATTGAGGCGCGGATCATCCGGCTCGCCCAGATGTCAAGGGCGGTCGGGATTCATCTTGTGCTGGCAACCCAGCGGCCCTCGGTGGATGTGATCACCGGGCTGATCAAGGCGAACTTCCCGTGCCGGATTGCATTTCAGGTGGCAACCAAGGTGGACTCGCGGACGATCCTTGATGCCAACGGTGCCGAGTCGCTTCTGGGCCGGGGTGACATGCTCTTTCTGCCGCCGGGCAAGGGCGAAGCGGTCCGGCTGCACGGCTGTTTTGTCTCGGAGCGGGCGGCAAAGCAGGTGGTGGAGCTCTGGGCGGTGCGCTATCTTACCGGGCTTTTGAGCGAACTGGTGGAGGATGCAGCGGAAAAGGCACAGGCGCTGGTTGAGGCGGATGTGGTGGAGGTGCTTTATGACCCGCGGCGGGCAAGAGGCAGAAAGCTGGAGCTTTTAAGGGAGATTCTGCCGGCGGAGGTTGTTGACAATCTGCTGCAGCGGCGTTATTATGAACCGCTTGAGGAGGAGCTGGCGGCGGTGCGTGCCGAGCGCAAAAGTGATGCCGGCAATGGTAATGAATATGACGAGTACTTTGCCGAGGCGGCGCGCCAGGTGGTGATTCACCGGGAGGCATCGGTTTCGATGCTCCAGCGGCGCCTGGATGTCGGCTGGGCACGGGCGGGCAGAATCATTGACCAGCTGGAGCGTGCCGGGATTGTCGGACCGCATGCCGGTTCCAAGCCGCGCAAGGTGCTCGTGAATGATGAACAGGAGTTGGAGCAGAAGCTGAAACAGCTGTTTGGAGAGAAGCAATGATTACACCCAGACAGTACCGGAACTGGATCAAGCGGATTGTGGAGCAGATTCCGTGCGAGACCGACGAGTCGACGAAAAGTTACATCATGTCCCGATCTGAGGCAAAGCTGGTGGCGCCCAAGCCCGAGATTGTGGTTGATGACCACTGGTTCTGTGTCCGCCGTTATCATGACCCGATCTCGGATGAGCACATCCTTGAGGTTTACATCGGCAGCCAGCGCTCAGGTGAGGAGTGGATGGGCTATGACCGGATTGACCCCCGCTGGCTGGATGCCGAAGGCAGGGATCTGGACCGCTGGGAACTCACGCGGGCATACATGCGCCCAAAGTTCCGGGGCGGCAACTATTCCCAGTTCATGGTCGAGCTGGTGCTGGCGCTGTGCAAGAAGAACCGGGGTTATTCGGTGGTTGCCTATCCGCGCCATGTGGCGATGCTGGTGACCTTGATCAAGATGGGGTTCAAGACCATGGACGGCAAATACGATGCCACCCTGCGCCGGATTGTGAATGAGGGGATGCGCTTCTATGCCCGGGACCCGAACCAGCGCCGGCTTTATTATGCCCAGGAGTTCCGGCCCTTTATCATTGAGGGCAGTTTTATCATGGAGAAGCGGGTGCGCGGGGTTTCGCTCTGGGAGTTTCTCTGGCAGAAAATTTAGTTTGAGGCGGGGAAAATCTGACCCAGCCGGCTGGCACCGAGGATGCCGGCATCATCAACCAGTTTTGAGAGGACAATCCGGAATCTGCGGTTGGTGCCGTAGAGCCGGGAGTTAACCGATTTCCGGACCGCACGGAGCAGGGGTCTGCCGAGCCGGCTGATTCCGCCGCCGAGCACAATTATTTCCGGGTCAAGAATCATAAGCGCATTGTAAATTCCCAGCCCGAGCAGTCTGCCGGTCTCTTCCACGACCTGCAGGGCGAGCCGGTCGCCTCGGCGGGCGGCGATGCCGATTTCCCTCGGGGTCAGACGCCGGTAGTCGTAGTTGATCAGATCAAAAAGCAGGCTCTGCTGTTCACTGGCACCGCCAAACAGAGTCAGCTGATTCCGGCCTGATGCCAGCCGGCGCTGCTGGAGGCGGAGCAGGCGTCGACAGCGGTGAACTATTGCCTCCGCACCAACATAACGCTCCAGACAGCCGCGATTGCCGCAGGGGCAGGGGACGCCGTTCGGGAAGATTACGGTATGGCCCAGTTCGCCGGCATAATGGTTTGCTCCCAAGAGCAGCCGGCCTTCAGCAATGATGCCGGTGCCAACCCCGGTGCCGAGGGTGATCACCAGCGCATTCGCACTGCCCCGGGCAGCGCCGAAGAGCCATTCGCCGAGTGCTACCGCATTGGCATCATTGGCACAGAAGACCGGCAGCCGGGTCAGCCGGGCAAGTGTGTCTTTGACCGGCACCCATTCCCAGGCGGGAAGGTTCGGGGAGGTAAAGACAATTCCGTCCCGGTGATCAACCAGTCCGGCAATCCCGATTCCGAAACCGGCGACCGCATGCTTCTCTGCCATTGCCAGGGCGGTGCGGGCGAGCCGTTCCAGCACCGTGCCGGGTGGAGCCTGCGGGTCGGTGCGCAGCCGGCGCCGGGCAACGATTTTGCCACCCTCATCCACCAGCCCGACTTTGATATTGGTGCCGCCGATGTCAGCGCCGAGACAGAAACTCATCGGTCATGCCGAGCTCAAAAATTTTCAGCAGCAGTTTTTCATAAGCCGGGCCTGGTGCCGCATCCCGCCGTGCCATCATCCGGCGGACACAGTCCAGGATCTCCTCCCGGCGCCATCTGCCGGTTCTGCCCCAGGCGAAAGCCCCCAGCTGTTTTGGTGCGGGCCCGGGCTCAAACCAGTTGGCAAAGGTGCCCAGCACTGCACCGGTGGGAATCATGGTGCCGATTGCGGTCTTGACATGATCACCGACAAGACAGCCGAGCTTGAGCATGCCGGTGTCAATCAGGCGGCTTTTGAGCTGGAGCCGGACCGGATGGTAGTTGTTTTTCAGGTCCGAGCAGGTGGTCAGCGCACCGAGATTGACCCAGGCGCCGACATAACTGTGGCCGATAAACCCCTCATGGTGCTTGTTGACATAGCCCAGAAAGATTGAGCACTCCACCTCGCCGCCGATTTTGCACCGCGGTCCGAAGGAACAGCCGGGCCGGACCCGGGCGCCATCGATCACCGTGCCCGGTCCGACATAGCAGGGACCTTCAATCAGGGAAAGGGGCCGGACCTCGCAGCCGGCATCCAGATAAACCGGACCCTGTTCACTCAGGATGACCGCGGTGCGGTGCACCCGGGCCGAGCGGTTCTTGATCACACCGCCGGAACTGCGGGTTGAGGTGCGGAGTTCTCGGATCAGCTCAGCCGGATTGTCGCGGACGAGCTCCCAGATAAATGAATAGACCCGGGCATTAACCTCCCTTTCCGGCAGGTTGAGCTGGACCCGGCCGAGAAAGCCGGGTTTCCAGGAGCGGGGCTGACTGAGCCGGAAACCGGCGATGCGTTTTTCCACAACAAAAACCTCCTCCGGACCGCTGACCGGCAGTTTTTCCAGCAGGACCGCACTGGCGGAGATAAAGAGCACCGGCGGCACCACCGGCTGGTTGACCAGACATTCGGGATGCTGTTCCTGCACCAGTTCGGCGAGCTCATCCCGGACCCAGAGGTTGAAGGTTTCTCTTGGATAGCGGCGGCGCAGTTTCTCCAAGAGTGTCCGGCAGCCGAAAAGCAGGTCAAACACGGGCCGGAGCTGAATCAGCGGATAGAAGTTACCCCAGTTCTCATCCTCATAGACGCAGATCATAGTCAAGCATAATCTGTGGTTAAAACCTGTCAAGCAGGAGCGGTTCAGACTTTGCCGATGTTACCAGTAGCCAGTAGAAAGTCTGAGTCTGTATCCGCAGAAACAGCCCCGAAGTTTACGGGTTATAGTATAAACAGGGCATGATGCAGGTGCGGGCAGGGTAGAGGGAACTGCCCCCCGTGCAGACTTTTTCCGCTGTTAATTTACTAACCCATTGAAATTTTGTAATTTTGTAAGTTGATAACATAAATTTTCCTCTTAAAAAGATGTTAAATAAAAGGCTATTATGACTCAAATAAATTCTCCGGGCAAGCAAATGCTTGAACAAGCTGAGATTATTTATATTATAAGATAAATGCCCAGTCGCGTTGTGGAAATTTTCGATGACCAAGGCCTTGTTGAAAAAATAAAGAGGCGTCTGCCTTACTTGTTTCAGCTTGCAGAAATTGAAAGTTCACGGGCGGGCAAAGTAGGTATGGAGGTTGGTTCAATCCGTGAGAGAATAATAGTTGCTTTGCTAATTTACAAGTTTGGCGAGGCAAATGTTGAGACGGAAATTCCCATAACCGAGCCAGAGGTAGATGTAAAATTGTATGGAGAGCCGATTTCAATTAAGACTGTTACCGGCACAGGACTAGGAGGTGTAAAGTTGATCTGGACGGTTGATGCGCAGAAGGCAAACGAATTTCGGGATCAGTATTATCCCAGTTGTGATATGCTACTGATACAAATAAACTGGAATAATAATGGTGGATTTTATTACATTCCGCTAGAGGTTCAGAAAAGAATTTTTGAGCAATTGGGCCGGTATAATTACATTAAACTTCCTAAACCGGGGACGAATCCAAGAGGGGTCGAAATTACAAAAGATGCATTATCGAAACTTGCATACGACAGTATGTCAAAAAGAATCGAGATAACTTGGCAAAGGGGATCCATCGAATTTAATTCCTACAAAAGGTGGGTTGATCTCTGGCAGGAGGAATGAATGGTTAAAAGTCAAGTCAAAAATGGAACAAGAACAAGCGCGTTTGGTTCCCCGGGAAGGATTAATCACGATTCAACTCCATTTTATACTAGCAGACTTTACAAGGGATTACCTAAAGAGAAGATTAAAAAATATAAAGAGAATCCAATTCCGGATCAGTATCTGAATAAAATTTTATGCAAAACAAGCGAAAAT
The sequence above is a segment of the candidate division WOR-3 bacterium genome. Coding sequences within it:
- a CDS encoding DNA translocase FtsK; translation: MARSKGNRVRRFALQVLAVALVLYTGAMLVTFLFGGSTGALGKLLAGWLFRLTGGFALLLPVLAGVAVVMWFARVRSWRRFWSFVLLTAGVFIGAVILSFYSGTGNPAGFRLEGPLTGIDNFGGAAGRLTAWLLTAVFGLGSLMFVGLAFYFGFVLWFRRIRKKDLVLPVLIVIYGFFLEFFTAWLGAPERLAGRCGQAVVQGLNLLIGSIGTLMLLVTALLILLAFSGLSMPFSHRWLKVAGSWLVERLRRRPRVQVPTPEVPVQPPPEPVVETPPAEKAEVEPAVVITVPKPAKKPVRINLDDFQQEFLARLDQPGPQDKIFKDPAEAQAEGELLMKKLREFGVDGKLTAILSGPLITRFELEPAPGVRCGGIESLADDIALALSAERVRILAPIPGKSAVGVEIPNKSRRTVYLKEVLTSDAFRQLDSPLGFALGTTITGEPYCADLRQMPHVLIAGTTGSGKSVCINTIIMSIIYRSTPEEVRFLTIDPKQLELPIYNPIPHLLSRTTIDPERVVDELTRIVEIMEARYSEFAELGVRDITSFNACCEEVGKRKKPYIVVIIDELADLMQRAPAEIEARIIRLAQMSRAVGIHLVLATQRPSVDVITGLIKANFPCRIAFQVATKVDSRTILDANGAESLLGRGDMLFLPPGKGEAVRLHGCFVSERAAKQVVELWAVRYLTGLLSELVEDAAEKAQALVEADVVEVLYDPRRARGRKLELLREILPAEVVDNLLQRRYYEPLEEELAAVRAERKSDAGNGNEYDEYFAEAARQVVIHREASVSMLQRRLDVGWARAGRIIDQLERAGIVGPHAGSKPRKVLVNDEQELEQKLKQLFGEKQ
- a CDS encoding ROK family protein yields the protein MSFCLGADIGGTNIKVGLVDEGGKIVARRRLRTDPQAPPGTVLERLARTALAMAEKHAVAGFGIGIAGLVDHRDGIVFTSPNLPAWEWVPVKDTLARLTRLPVFCANDANAVALGEWLFGAARGSANALVITLGTGVGTGIIAEGRLLLGANHYAGELGHTVIFPNGVPCPCGNRGCLERYVGAEAIVHRCRRLLRLQQRRLASGRNQLTLFGGASEQQSLLFDLINYDYRRLTPREIGIAARRGDRLALQVVEETGRLLGLGIYNALMILDPEIIVLGGGISRLGRPLLRAVRKSVNSRLYGTNRRFRIVLSKLVDDAGILGASRLGQIFPASN
- a CDS encoding putative sugar nucleotidyl transferase gives rise to the protein MICVYEDENWGNFYPLIQLRPVFDLLFGCRTLLEKLRRRYPRETFNLWVRDELAELVQEQHPECLVNQPVVPPVLFISASAVLLEKLPVSGPEEVFVVEKRIAGFRLSQPRSWKPGFLGRVQLNLPEREVNARVYSFIWELVRDNPAELIRELRTSTRSSGGVIKNRSARVHRTAVILSEQGPVYLDAGCEVRPLSLIEGPCYVGPGTVIDGARVRPGCSFGPRCKIGGEVECSIFLGYVNKHHEGFIGHSYVGAWVNLGALTTCSDLKNNYHPVRLQLKSRLIDTGMLKLGCLVGDHVKTAIGTMIPTGAVLGTFANWFEPGPAPKQLGAFAWGRTGRWRREEILDCVRRMMARRDAAPGPAYEKLLLKIFELGMTDEFLSRR
- a CDS encoding ThaI family type II restriction endonuclease gives rise to the protein MPSRVVEIFDDQGLVEKIKRRLPYLFQLAEIESSRAGKVGMEVGSIRERIIVALLIYKFGEANVETEIPITEPEVDVKLYGEPISIKTVTGTGLGGVKLIWTVDAQKANEFRDQYYPSCDMLLIQINWNNNGGFYYIPLEVQKRIFEQLGRYNYIKLPKPGTNPRGVEITKDALSKLAYDSMSKRIEITWQRGSIEFNSYKRWVDLWQEE